One Pyrus communis chromosome 4, drPyrComm1.1, whole genome shotgun sequence genomic region harbors:
- the LOC137730452 gene encoding thermospermine synthase ACAULIS5-like, giving the protein MSDIPYSNETNNGNGNANGNGVNGRGHSVLNGYRKSCWYEEEIEENLRWSFALNSILHTGATPFQDIALLDTKPFGKALVIDGKLQSAETDEFIYHECLVHPPLLHHPNPKSIFIMGGGEGSTARELLRHRTVEKVVMCDIDEEVVGFCKSYLIVNSEAFCDPRLELIINDARAELEHREEQYDVIIGDLADPIEGGPSYKLYTKSFYELIVKPRLSKEGIFVTQAGPAGIFSHTEVFSCIYNTLRQVFRYVVPYSAHIPSYADIWGWIMASDTPIELSADELDLRIKQRITGENRYLDGKTFSSASTLSKAVRKSMVKETHVYTEGTARFIYGHGHGTAYKLE; this is encoded by the exons ATGAGCGATATTCCTTATTCCAATGAAACCAACAACGGGAATGGGAATGCGAATGGAAATGGAGTGAATGGCAGGGGACATTCAGTGCTGAATGGATACAGGAAGAGCTGTTGGTATgaggaagaaattgaagaaaatttgaGATGGAGCTTTGCTCTTAATAG TATATTGCATACAGGAGCTACTCCATTCCAAGACATTGCATTGCTGGACACGAAGCCCTTTGGAAAG GCTTTAGTGATTGATGGAAAGCTTCAAAGTGCTGAGACGGATGAATTTATCTACCATGAATGTCTTGTGCACC CACCACTTCTTCATCATCCCAA TCCAAAGAGCATCTTCATCATGGGAGGAGGTGAAGGCTCCACTGCAAGAGAACTTCTGAGACACAGGACTGTGGAGAAGGTTGTCATGTGTGACATTGATGAG GAGGTGGTAGGGTTCTGCAAGTCATATTTGATTGTAAACAGTGAAGCTTTCTGTGATCCAAGATTGGAGCTCATCATCAATGATGCCAG GGCTGAGCTAGAACACAGAGAAGAGCAGTATGATGTGATCATTGGTGACCTTGCAGACCCAATAGAAGGAGGTCCATCTTATAAACTCTACACCAAATCCTTCTATGAATTAATTGTCAAGCCTAGACTCAGCAAGGAAGGCATTTTTGTCACACAG GCAGGTCCTGCTGGAATTTTCAGCCATACAGAAGTTTTCTCCTGCATTTACAATACTTTGAGGCAGGTCTTCAGAT ATGTTGTGCCTTATTCAGCTCATATTCCTTCTTATGCCGATATATGGGGATGGATCATG GCCTCAGATACCCCTATTGAGCTGAGTGCTGATGAATTAGACCTCAGAATTAAACAGAGGATCACAGGGGAGAACAGATACCTAGATggaaaaacattttcatcagcCTCTACCTTGAGCAAAGCTGTTCGGAAATC GATGGTCAAAGAGACTCATGTGTATACAGAAGGAACGGCAAGGTTCATATATGGCCATGGCCATGGCACTGCCTACAAACTCGAGTAA